CAAGCCTCAGCTCTCTGTACAAGCAAATGCACTTACTTAAAGTAGTaagctgctgggggcagctctGATGCCGGCTCGTTGGCTACCGACCACATCACAACTGACGGCCTGTTCTTATCTCTGCGGATCAGCTCCTCCATCACAACAAGATGATGCTGCAAGGACTTGTTCCCAAAGCTCTCCCTTAAAGATGGAAAGAAGCAAGACCTGGTGAGGTGAAGGTATAAAATCCATCCCCCTTTGCCTTTCCCAGTGAAACTCAAGGGAGTTTATACAGTTATACACAGGGGTGTGGAAGTACAGCTGAGCCTTGATACTGAATATGGCTTCTGCCCTATTTCCCCAAAGCCTGCTGCACAGTTCAGGGCCGTGGTTTGGGCTCATTAACGGAGCCAGACCAAATTACGCTGATGTCCATGTGGCAAAGAGCCCCCGGGTTGCCCAACCTCTGCTGGCACACGTGGCGCAATGGGCTGATTTCTAAACAGAGCAAAGTGCTTCCATTATCAGGGCAGCGGGCGCTGTGGGCCGGGAGGGGGGTGCTTTCCAAGCAGCTCAGGGAGGAACAAGGAAATGAGGGGAAGAAGGGGTCTTACGACATTTTAATGCCCACGCCGGGGCACTCGTCAATCACCACGATGCCGTAGGCATCGCACAGGTCCATGATCTCCTCGGCGTAGGGGTAGTGGCTGGTGCGGAAGGAGTTTGCCCCCAGCCAGCGCAGCAGGTTGAAGTCCTTCACAACCAGGGGCCAGTCCAGGCCTTTGCCACGGATCTGAGGGGGGCAGAGAGAAATGGCACCCAGTCACACTGCGGGCCCCTCACGCCTCGGCCGGCACCGCTGCTGCCTGAGCGTGCCAGCCCAGGGCACCCCTTCTGGCTGACAGCAGCACCCCTCCGGGCGGTGCTGTGCCTTTCCGAGGGGCGCTGGCAGGCCAGGAGCCTGGTGCTACGGGGCAGCGGGGGAatggcggcgggggggggacgGCGGAGAGCAGCACTGCCGCCTGGGGGCTGCCCGggccgcccgctcccgcccTCTCGCGGGCTGAGGCGGGAAGCGGCGCGCGGCGGGCGCTGAGGCGGGAAGCGGCGCGCGGCGGGCAGGGCGAGAGGCTCTGGCGGGCTGCGGGGGTCAGACCCGCCGGCCGGGGGCTTCgctcccagcctttcccaggGTGGGGAATGCCAGAGCCGCTCCTTCTGACTGGAAACCATGGCTGGGAGAGCGTTTAGTGTCACCAGCGCACCGCGGGCTCGCCCGTGTGCCCCGAGAGGGATGTTATGGCTGTGGCAGGAGTGGGCATGGCATCCCCTTAATGCTAGTACAACTTCACCCCAGCCCTCCCGCCCAGCAGATGGCTGTGAGGTAAACGGCTCCtttgagcagagcagggaggcgAGAGTGGGTGAAGCAAGGTGCCACGGGGCACCCACACCACAAGTGCTGCACACTTACGTCTGCATCCTCATGCTTGTTGACACCATGGAAGTAGAAGGGCCTGCCGTTGATGAGGAACTGCGTGctggtgacatggacagtgcGGATGCCGACCGGGAGCGTGTAAACATCCTCCAGCAAAGCCCCGTTTGCCTGTGCCTGCATTTTCACCTGGATTTCCAAGAGGGACATGCAAGTGACATGCTGGGCTTCACAAGGGTACCCCATCCTCCCCCCCCGGTCTGCAAGGGCTATCTTGACTTCCCATCCATtttcccaccctgccctggcacatggcctgctcctcactgctgcttcagctgcctCTTGTGGCCCTCAGGGAAGGAGCGGAGTCTGACTAAACAGAAATCCAAGCTGGGGAAGTTGAAGGATGAAGAATGAACCCTGGATGACCCTTCTGGGGCTTGTTCACCCCAAGAGCTTCACCTTCTTTCCTCCTTACTCATCTGGGCCATTTCACCCCTGCAGGCAAGGCAGTGGTACACCTCTTCTGCACTGCACCTTGATACCAGGCAATGACTGAAATGTCATCTTCTCACAGGAGGCACGTACCTGAGCCTCTGGAAACTCACAGCAGCTCATGTGCCCTAATTTCTACATCTAAATGTCACTACTCACCCTCAACTCACACAGAGTCTTCCAGGCTCATGCTACTGAAGCTGAACTCTCGTCTTGCAGAGTGACAAGAAAGCTCATTGCATGGCAAAGCACAGCGGCTTGTTCCTCAGCTTTCACAGTATCTCCTCCCCTGTACTGCCTGAAGCAGCCCTTTTGCAAAGGATGGATGGGGCACTAAATGCAAAGGGCAAGCATCTCAGAGCACACACGTGTGCTCCTCCTTCTCACTGACAGACCTTTCAGTTTAGCACCCAGAAAGCTGGCAAAGTTTGATTTGATTACCACGTAATTAGCAATGCCACTCTGGTCACGTGAGTAGGATCCATGGGAGAAGATGAGTATGGAAGATGGGACATATGGCAGTTCCTTAACGGTATTAGATAGAGGGAATGCACACAGGAAGGAAGAACTGTCCCTGTTACCTCTAAGAAGTAGCGGTATCCAGGATTCTCATGCATCAGGTAAGGCCACCAGAGATTTGGGTTCAGGACTTTTAGCTCTCCAGCTGGCCCATCGCCTGTAGCAACCACTTTCCCCTCTTGGTCATGTAAATTCAGGGACAAGGAATAGAGGGTGCTGCCAACAACTGACACCTGATATTGCACCATTGCTGGTtgaaaggcaacaaaaaaacAATCAGATACTGCCATGAAAGGAAAACTACATGCACCAAATGTTGAAGGGTTTTCACAtacagcagcattaaaaaatgagGGAGATATAGAGTGGCATAAATTGAATGTAAGAAGCCTTACATTCTCTCTGTCTCTAAGTCCACAAGTTTCCAGCAAGATTTGTAGATCACGCAACTCTGTTACTTAGAGATAATCCTGCCATAAGCGGCAGGAAAACTGCTGCTACTGAGAAATTCTACCTCAAGAAACACCTGATCATCCTTTCACTTGTCTCTTGCAAGTCTCTtgcaagtaattattttcttcttactgcTTGTGAACTCTTTAGCATATTCGCGCAGCTGCTGAGCTATGCAATAGACCAGCTCAGGTTCAAAAGAAAGCCACTATGAAACAAATTCAATCAGATTTTTGCAGGAAATTTTCTCAGCTGCCCTTGTCATCTCCATTTGGAGCCTGAGGTAGCTGCTGTAGTTGTTCTGGACCTACCAACACTCTCTGATGAAGTAGTTGTCACAGTAATATCATCTATGTAGACGGAAGGGGTGGTATAAAGCACAACCGGGCGATGGATTCCAGCATAGTTAAAGAAATCAAACCTGATGTTCTGTACAAAATAGTTCTTGGGATACCTGAGTGagcaagacagaagaaatgGCTGCATTATGTTTCATTACACGAGAACTGAAGGCAGCATATGGATGTTAGCAGTTAAAAATAGTCATATAATAATAGATGGTAGCTGGTAAAATAGACTATACAACAGAACGAATCTATCTTTCGGTAGTGCTACTACTGCTACACTGAATGGGACTACCAGTCAGCAAACATCTAATGCACTGGATGGGTTTGATCCTTCAGGATAGCTGGTACTTGCAGTCACCAGCTAAATTCAAACTTATCAAATCTGCCATTGATTCAACATGGAAAATCACTTAATCTCAGTTCCCTGCATATAAAACAGATGCAGGTTCCTCCTAACACCAAAGCTTAAACTCCTCCCTGCTTGACTGATGAATTTCAGCATAAATACAATCCCACGCTTTTGTAAGTTGCTTGGAGGTTCTTATGAACCAGCAGTTGAATAAATTCCCATTCCCTCATCCCTGGGATAAGCTCAGCAGTACAGTGCTTTAGCAACTCACCTTGTTTTGTCATTCATGTACTGAATTGACCCTGGAGGCAGAGTATGGGGTGTCAGCGTGTTGTTGAGTGCGACAGTGATGCGGCAGGGGACCCCTGGGCTGCCCTGGATGATGCTACTTATATCTGCTTCAAAAGGAAGGTGGCCGCCTTCATGCTCCACAACTTGCACCCCGTTGACCCACTGCAAAAGAAGACACCCGTGATCCCAAGAAGCAGGGTTATTGCCATTTTGTGGCAAGCAtagcagggagaagggaaggagccCAGCAAAAGGCAGCTGAGATTCCCAGTAACACTGAACCTTGTTCTAGGCTCTTACTCCTCAAGGGATCAATCTAGCAGCCCTTCCTTTGCTGGGAGCTAGGTCTGGGTCACATACAAGCAAGCATCACTGAAAGATACGGTTTTGGGCAGATCCTGTAGCAAGCAAATGTGTTAGTTACTAGTCCTGATATCGGAGGATCAGACAAGAGAGACCTGGGAAATACGGCCAAGTTCTGGGCTGAAGGAAAACGGACAATAGCAAACTGATATAAAATCTAGGCAGGGATTATTTGCTGAACAAGCCATGAGACAGATTTCAGTGCAGCATGATTTTGGAAACGCAGGGACAATTTCCTGTGCAACGTACCACAATGGAGTAGTAATGGGCACTACCAAATCGGAGCACCACTCTAGTGTTGAGGTCATCCTGAAGCCAGCGGAGAGGAAGCAGGACCTCTTTCTCATACCAAACCCAGCCGATGTAGTTCTCCAGGCTGGGGTCTTGAGTGATATCATTGAAACTGGCAGGCACCGGCATGTCAATCACAGGGCCAGTCTGGCAGGAATAGCACAGAAAAGGAGGGAACAGGTAATATAGAAGCAAGAAATTTTACTGTCTTGGCTATCCACCCTACACTGCTGGAGGTGTCCCCTTCCACTGACAGCCTTACAATCCCTTTGCCAAGTGGAAATACTTGGGAAAAACCTGTTTAGAAGCTGGTGTGGTCTGTCACAGGCCCTATATGAGTCCTAATTAGTACTGGGCCCAGAAACCTGCCTGTTCCTACAGGAAGAAGCTGCTCTTACCTTTTCCCCTCCCAACGTATAACGAAATGCTTTCATTAATGGCTCTGGTACTGCAAAATCAGAGAAGTGAGAGTAAAAAAAGGAATGTCCAGGTCATTGTTTCAGCCTGGGACTTCCCACAAAGTGTAGTTTTCCCTGCACAGCTGTAGCTGTTGGGTGAGCCATGCTGGTGGTGCGGTGTCAGCTCACTGGCGCAGGGTGCTGCTTGTCAGGCTAAGGGCTGGAGTAGAAGGGTGGCAAGAGGCACAGATACTTTGGGCCAGATGCCCCAGGGAAGGTCTGTGGAGACTCTGTGGGGTGAGTCCAGCCTTTCTCACTCCCTGGAAGCAACATAGATTCTTTAGGATTACAGCAGAGTCAATTcacttgcttatttttaatatatgggTTATATGCAGGCAATGTTACACCTTTAACACTGAAGTAAGCGGATGCTATTGCAAAACAGAGCTGTTCATTTTTAGCACCTGCTGCGCTCATGATGTTGCATAAAcgagtgctgcagcagcttcccctTTCCTAAGGAAGCCTTTCCACGGAGAGCGGAACAAGGAAGGTCTGGTCACCCAGGGGTGGGTATCATGTGTGCGGCTGACTCAGCACTGAACTGtaccagcactgcagagaaacTCAGTGCTCTAATCAGGCATCAGAAAATCCTAGCAGGAAAATCTTTGGATGGTGAAGTGGATTTTTTAGTATCTGATACAGGAAAACCTTGGACTGGGATGGCCATAATGTGTGTCTCCTTTAGGGAGAGTCTCTGGGGTCTAAAGCAGGTTGAGCATGCAGGTCTAAGCCTCCCCTTAGGGAGCATAGTTCAGGATTCCTCTCCTCTGGCTGTCTCTTTCAACAAAACTTCTAGCAGCATAGTGTCTTTCAGCTCTTCTCTCCTTCCACAGTTTGGAAACAAATTGGCCAAAGCgctaaaatagaaattatgCGGGACACGTACATTTTATGCATAGAAGACAACTTCTGTTTTGAGGTAATGGTGTTAATTTCATAACGGATTTCAGTCACACGAGTTTATCTGCGCTCAGCTACTCTGGAACAAATAATTCAAGCCTGCCCTCTCCCGGCACGTTCCTATTTATTCCGTGCCGCCGAGGATAGGTGCGCGTTGTGCAAGGCCAGCCCCGCTTTTGCAGCACAGGGATTTCTACGGCATCTCAAGGTGGCTCAAATGCTTCCGGGCTCCCGAGCAGAAGCGGGATAACGGGAGGCAGCCGCTCCTTAAAAAGCCCCCGCAGAGAAACCCCTGCACGGCGACGAGCCCCCGCTCCGCAAGCCGGCTGGGCAAAGGCGTTCCCGGGAGAGGAGGGACGCCCGGTCCAGGGGGGCCCTTCCCGGGAGAAGAGCCCCCCAccgcccagccccggggcaggggcagcccccgcccgcgccccgccgtACCTGCCGGAGCGGCTGCCGGTACCAGCGCTGCATGAAGCCAGCGTCCCTGCTCGCCGAGAAGTCGGCGCGGAAGCTCCAGAGGCCGCCGAGCTCCTTCCGCTCGCGGGAGGGGGTCTCCCGGGGGTACAGCATGCCGCCCGCCGCgaccggggccggggccggggccgccgccagcagcagcagcagccgccagcccgccgccccgccgcctgTCGCCCGCGCCGCCATCTTGGTCATGGGCAGtgcccggccgcggggcggtACGGGGGGGCGGGTAACGGGGGGCGGGTAACGGGGGGCGGGCCCGCCCCGGAGCGGCCGCGGCACGGCCCGGGCGGGGCCCGATGCTGCCACAAGGGGCGGCTGGTGGCGCCAGGCAAAGCCATCGGTAGCCTGGCGTACACACGCTGGTAGGCGTTGGGCTGTGTCCAGGATCGCTGGGTTTCCAGAGGCGGTGTGCgtgtgctttttgtttgtttatttatttacttgctttcttacctttatttattttcagagtcACTTGTGGAAGCGGAAGGGCAAGAAGTTATTGGAGTGGCAAAGATCAGCACTGATAACCAGGTGGCATCttggggacaggcaggagggTGATCTCTGCATTAGAAAATCACCTCTGCGCTCGTCTGTGAAGCGTGGTAACATTTCCTACTCAGAGTATGTCCTTCAGAACTTCGTTAGGAATAAAGCAGGACAGAGAAAAGCATCACAAGGGCAAGGGAGGAAAGAGATGCTATCCTATTGATTTTAATATTATAGTACATTTATTAGTAGCCTATGTTTGTTTTGTGGATGAGAACAGTGCCTCCATGCACAGTAAGCAGCAGTCATGCTGATTCAATTATGCAACAGCTGAGTTTATTGCAGATCAATGAAAGGCACGGTGACACATTGGAGTATTGGAAAGGTGGTTAATAAAATGGGGAGTACCAGTGATGATGAACTATTTATTTAAGCAAGAGATTGAGATGTGATCTCAATCTGCTAAAGCCACCTTCTTTTTACAATCATCTGGGCCCTGTGTTACTCCGCAATGACCCCCAAGATGCTGAACGGTGGCCACTGGGAACAAGCCAAAGTCTAGTCAGCTGAGCTGTAGGAAGGTACTGATTAGGAATGAGAAAATAGGGAGAAAGCTTatgtgaggaaagaaaagaactaAGAACTGGGGAGGAGGAGATAATCCCTTGGTGTTAGCTGTTTCTCTCGCCTCTCCACCTGAATTGAATGTACATAACTGATTTCTCTGCCACAGCTAAGTTAGCTGGAAGATGAGACAAATGTACTAAACCAAAGAAACATGTCAGTAAGCAGCAGGGGACGCAGGAGCTTCCTGGCACTTCATTCCTCCGTTAAGACTTTTCCTGGTCTTTGTTCTGATTTTACTTCTGTAAGGACAGAAGGGAAGATGGCAAGTTATTTTTGTAAGAGGCAACAGCAATGCAATACTAGggatgtgtttttttaaagcactctgCACCACCTAGCTTGGAGGCAAATTGGCGCCTATGTCatgcagaggaaggagctggagcagaggtcATGCAACCCTGTGCTTCAGTGTAAACCAGAGCCAAAGGTTTTGTGATGGGCTGGGAGGACGTGTgggttgacctgctggccaAGACCTGCTTAAGGCTATGCAAATTCCAATGTCAGGTAAGGAGAAGGCTTTTTTCGTTTGccaaaaggcaggcagggaaacaTAATCCTAGGAGGAGGGCAGTGAGAGCTGGAGATGTGGCATGCGTAGCAGATGTTGTTCTAAGTGTCTCACTTTGTAGATACAGACAAGCCTCTCTAAACATGTGCTGACATTCCTGCTGCTCTCTACCTCCCAGCTCCCAAGAGCTTGGACACCCCATAACGCAGCTCCACTGCCAGGGGGGGCGGAGCCCCCATCCTTTCACACCAGTGAACATTTTCCCAAGCCTCATCAGGGCTGAGGAAGCCCAGCACAATGTTGTCCCTAAGAAGAAAGACGCAAGACAGGAGTTTCAGTGAACTACATACACCCCAGTGTTTATTAACTCCAGATTAGTGTGATAGGCACAATGCTGCATCCATGGGATCTCTCCCCACACTCTAAGCTTGttccttcagcctcttcagcagctccctcagctgctcgATCTGGGCAGTCACGCTGCTCTTGGCGGTACCACCCATGGCCGTGTACTGCTCCACACTGTTGACTACGTTGAAGACCTGGGCAACGTCGCTGCCaaacagggggctggggaggcaaAGAGAAGAGGTGTCAGTGGGGAGCTTCGGGTGCTGCCGCCTAACTTTACATGCTCGCTGCCTGCAGAGAGGGTGCATGAGTGGGGATGGAGCCTTTTTCCAAGGGGAAAGGCATCCTGCAACCCTGCCTCTGCACTTCTAGTGCCTGCCAGGAGCTGTCTGCAACAGAGCACAGAGTCATCTCCAAGGGGAGCCTGAGGAAGTTTGGAGCCAAACTTCTGGAGAGCTGGTGCCTCCAGGTCAGGGCATGAGTTCCTTCCAGTCGCTCCCAATAGCTGCTGCCCATGCCCCGCTGGGGCTGAGTGGTAGTGATGTTCAATCCCCCTTCAGTGCTTGCAGGCCCAGCAGTAGCAGCACTGTCATTCAGGCCAGGAGGATTCTGGGGTGCTGTCTGGCCCGGGCATTTTGGGGAAGGGCACCACAAGGAGGCCTGTGCAAAGGGAGGCTGATACCTGCCTGTTGAGGGAAGTCATGGCAAAATAACAGTGATACGAACCTGATGCTCTTCAGGTCATCCAGGCTGAGATTGTTGATGGTCATGCCTTTAGACTCGGCGAGGTGGACGGCCTTCCCAGAGGCAACGTGGGCTTGTCTGAATGGCATCTGCAGTGAGAAGCAGAGGCCGCAGTCAGTGACCAGGCAACTGGGgtgtttttcaaaggaaaaaatggatgTGCTCTCTTTTTTGGTTGGCTTGTTTTCACTTAGGGTAATGCCATGTGAATCCAGGTTTGTTGACCCAGACTGATCATCACCTGGGGACAGAACAGAAGGCCTCATCTCAGGCCCTCGCTGAGCAGTATTCCGTATCCAAGGAAATCACAGCTCCCAGTCTCCCACTGATACTTACTCCTTTACGAACCAAGTAGAGCGCCAGGTCAGTAGCCAGCATGTCAGGGCTCAATGCCTTCTCCATGTTCTCCTTATTGatctgcagaaaggaaagtCAAAGGGGGACATTATCATCAGCTCCACCTTGGGGACATGTTAAATGATCACAGAGAGGGGACTTATCTTGAAGGGACCTGGCTCTAAAAGGTCTGACCCTCTGAACCCCTAAGCAGCTGAAATGGGGCCATAATGAGCAGTATGGGTGAGGCCTCACCTTAGGACCAGTCCAGAGCTCTTTTACCCATGCCACTCACAGAATGTGTGCCCCAACCCTATTCAATAGTGGGAGGCTGGAGCTTTACCTGCAGGGTAGAAATCACTCCCGTGGCAACCTGGAGCACAGCATTCAGGGTGTCCACAACATCAAAGACAGCCTCCTTGTCCTCCTACATTAGCACAGGGATGGAAACTGCTGTGAGTCAACCTGATGCAGCCCAAAAGCCCAACAGCCcaagcagcccagccagcagagcaggctggtcATCCCAGGGGgctcctgctgtgcctggggtgtCAACTGCAGCGTGCTGCCCCTCAGCCCCTTTCTCAGCATCCTGCACACAAGCAGGGTCTGTGCAGGGAAACGTAGTGGCAAGACTGCTcaagagcagaacagagctgtgTCTGCTGCGAGACATGATGTGAAAACTGACATCTGTTTTACCTGCAGATCCTTGTTGTAGGTGCTTGGAAGTCCTTTGAGGACCATGAGAATGGCAGCCAACTGCAGAGAGAAACGGGAGAGGCACTTCGTTACAGGAGAAGAAGAACATTGCCCCCGTGGAGGTGAAGAGCCGAGACTGGGCACGTTTCTTTACACAGAGGCATGAAGAAGGAACAGTCTTCAGCCATGGTATGAGCAGTTTCCCCATCCCGCTTCTTTCTTTAGCGGGCTCACCCGTCCAAACACTCGTCCAGCTTTGCTGCGGATCAGTTCCAGGCTATCAGGATTCTTCTTCTGAGGCATcaggctgctgccagtgctgaaAGAAAGGTGTGTGGAGTGTAACGGTGAGCAGGACCCCAGTCCCTACAGACACAGGTCATGCAACATGCTGGCCCAGCCCTCCAAAAGCCAAGCGCAGGTCCCCCTTTCCTGGACACGGCTGCAGAGCGTAGGAAAGCAGTGAACTGGGTGTGCTGAGTTTCTCAGGTCTcccttagcaaagcctttggcTTTGCAGTCTTGTCTGGAGGTACCACGCAGTCCCAGCTCTcaaagaggaagcaaaaatgcagcttccccccaggcagctccATAGACGGTCTCAGCAGGCCAGCTTAAGTGTTGCTGTGACCTCAGAGAGggagggctgtggctgtgccacCCTGAGAGATGAGGAGTCTGTTGGCATTGCAAGCCTGGCTAGTCAAGGAAGGGCTTTGGCAGGCATTCCCAGCCGAGGAGGAAGttccctctgccagcagctgctggggaggagcgTCTGCTGAATGCAGACTTGACTGAGTTACCAGAATCAGAAATAAGTGATCATTACTGAGGGAGTGTTCACCCTACAGCTGCCTTTCTGCCAACCTTTTAATGCTGTGTCAgccttctgcagctgggagaCCCCAGCCACAGTCTCATTCTCCTAGGACTGGGATAGCtgaggaggagaggctgagggaagggCTGTCTGCCCAGAGAGAAGAGATTTACCTATAAGCATCA
This genomic interval from Falco peregrinus isolate bFalPer1 chromosome 2, bFalPer1.pri, whole genome shotgun sequence contains the following:
- the GUSB gene encoding beta-glucuronidase gives rise to the protein MTKMAARATGGGAAGWRLLLLLAAAPAPAPVAAGGMLYPRETPSRERKELGGLWSFRADFSASRDAGFMQRWYRQPLRQTGPVIDMPVPASFNDITQDPSLENYIGWVWYEKEVLLPLRWLQDDLNTRVVLRFGSAHYYSIVWVNGVQVVEHEGGHLPFEADISSIIQGSPGVPCRITVALNNTLTPHTLPPGSIQYMNDKTRYPKNYFVQNIRFDFFNYAGIHRPVVLYTTPSVYIDDITVTTTSSESVAMVQYQVSVVGSTLYSLSLNLHDQEGKVVATGDGPAGELKVLNPNLWWPYLMHENPGYRYFLEVKMQAQANGALLEDVYTLPVGIRTVHVTSTQFLINGRPFYFHGVNKHEDADIRGKGLDWPLVVKDFNLLRWLGANSFRTSHYPYAEEIMDLCDAYGIVVIDECPGVGIKMSESFGNKSLQHHLVVMEELIRRDKNRPSVVMWSVANEPASELPPAAYYFKTVIAHTKALDPSRPVTFVTDANYALDRGAPYVDVICVNSYFSWYHDPGHLEVIPLQLTTQFENWYKTYQKPIIQSEYGADSVPGLHSDPPLMFSEEYQKAMLREYHSVFDKKRKEYVIGELIWNFADFMTNQGTTRVLGNKKGIFTRQRQPKSAAFVLRERYWKIANESSCLPPIIKSHALFLK